From one Candidatus Poribacteria bacterium genomic stretch:
- the rlmD gene encoding 23S rRNA (uracil(1939)-C(5))-methyltransferase RlmD produces MTKPYIGDRYEIQLTDLSYSAAAVGRINGIVTFVRRGGPGETAQVEITEVKKRHLHARINEIISPSADRCPAPCSYFDAGCGGCQWQHIDVDAQLDAKERVLIEALNRIGGLSSLPDIMCHPAPQPLAYRNHIRLAITAVRPQVEFGFKQEGSHDMLPIDRCEIALPAINRALSQIADLIKDLRCFRAAELTLRTSATTGEVMLILIFPKGYKPRLKVTDRVLQNYPAIHSIYIQTGVRGQPVQIAGRETLSETVSGLYFEVGPDTFFQNNLAGLEQLVRIVQRHAQVNRPTVAIDAHCGVGVFTLPVAETAKAAFGLDLQRGAVALATSNAKTNDITNANFRAGHLAKLGSVKADLVLLNPPRGGCWSEDLEALDRIAPQHILYISCDPTTLARDLSKLSAKYEVASLDLVDLFPMTYHFETVVGLQRL; encoded by the coding sequence ATGACAAAACCGTATATCGGCGATCGATACGAAATTCAGTTGACCGATTTGAGCTATTCTGCAGCCGCTGTCGGCCGCATTAACGGGATTGTCACATTTGTCCGCCGAGGGGGACCGGGTGAAACGGCGCAAGTCGAGATTACTGAAGTGAAGAAGCGGCATCTGCACGCCCGAATTAACGAAATCATCTCGCCCTCTGCAGATCGTTGTCCTGCACCCTGTTCCTACTTTGATGCCGGGTGCGGTGGCTGCCAATGGCAGCATATCGACGTTGATGCCCAACTTGATGCAAAGGAGCGAGTGCTCATTGAGGCGTTGAATCGAATTGGCGGACTATCATCTCTGCCTGATATAATGTGCCATCCCGCACCTCAACCGCTTGCCTATCGGAATCACATCCGTCTAGCTATCACTGCGGTCCGACCTCAGGTTGAATTCGGATTCAAGCAAGAAGGAAGCCACGATATGCTTCCGATTGACCGGTGCGAGATCGCGCTGCCAGCAATCAACCGAGCCCTGTCGCAGATTGCCGATTTAATAAAAGATCTCCGGTGCTTTCGGGCGGCTGAGTTGACACTGCGGACTTCTGCCACAACGGGCGAGGTCATGCTTATCCTGATTTTTCCGAAGGGGTACAAACCGCGCCTTAAAGTCACTGACAGAGTTTTGCAGAACTATCCGGCGATCCACTCGATCTATATTCAGACCGGGGTGCGAGGGCAGCCTGTACAGATTGCAGGCAGAGAAACACTATCCGAAACCGTCAGCGGTCTATATTTCGAGGTTGGCCCTGATACCTTCTTTCAGAACAACCTCGCTGGACTAGAACAGCTTGTCAGAATTGTGCAGCGCCACGCTCAAGTGAACCGCCCGACCGTGGCTATTGATGCACATTGTGGTGTTGGGGTATTTACGTTGCCGGTTGCCGAAACTGCGAAAGCTGCCTTTGGACTGGACCTCCAAAGGGGGGCGGTTGCGCTGGCGACCAGTAACGCTAAGACCAACGATATTACAAATGCAAACTTCCGCGCTGGGCATCTTGCCAAGCTAGGCAGCGTCAAGGCGGATTTAGTGCTTCTCAATCCGCCACGAGGCGGGTGTTGGTCGGAAGATCTGGAAGCCCTCGATCGAATTGCTCCGCAGCACATCCTATACATCTCTTGTGATCCCACTACCCTTGCTCGTGATCTGTCTAAACTCAGTGCGAAGTATGAAGTCGCGTCCTTGGACCTTGTGGATCTCTTTCCGATGACCTATCATTTTGAAACGGTGGTTGGGTTGCAACGACTATGA
- a CDS encoding ThuA domain-containing protein gives MATDANIHALVITGGHGFEQEPFWEMFNSFDNFSYDTVVFPDAFNYLNVEAAKNYDALVFYDMWQEITTDQQAAYLELLNRGKPIVYLHHALISFQDWDEFDRIVGGVWEEGKGTVKHNVQYTIQIADPTHPATKEMQDFEIEDETYGNFDANPDVHVLLRAEHPESAPVIGWTHRYGNSQIVYIQLGHDGLAYGNPGYRSLVDQGIRWVVAAEN, from the coding sequence ATGGCGACAGACGCAAACATCCACGCTTTAGTGATTACCGGAGGACACGGTTTTGAGCAAGAACCGTTTTGGGAGATGTTCAATAGTTTTGATAATTTCAGTTATGATACCGTTGTCTTTCCAGATGCGTTCAATTACTTGAACGTTGAAGCGGCAAAGAATTACGATGCGCTCGTTTTCTACGATATGTGGCAAGAAATCACTACTGATCAGCAGGCGGCATACCTTGAACTGCTAAATCGTGGTAAACCGATTGTCTATCTGCATCACGCCCTGATTTCATTCCAAGACTGGGATGAATTCGACCGAATCGTCGGTGGCGTGTGGGAGGAAGGCAAAGGCACGGTGAAGCACAACGTTCAGTACACCATCCAGATTGCAGATCCCACTCATCCGGCGACGAAAGAGATGCAGGATTTCGAGATTGAAGATGAAACGTACGGGAATTTCGACGCCAATCCCGACGTACATGTTCTACTCAGAGCAGAACATCCGGAGAGTGCCCCGGTGATTGGTTGGACCCATCGATACGGTAATTCCCAAATTGTATACATCCAGCTCGGCCACGACGGACTCGCCTACGGCAATCCGGGGTATCGCTCACTGGTCGATCAGGGGATCCGCTGGGTTGTGGCGGCGGAGAACTAG
- a CDS encoding WD40 repeat domain-containing protein, whose translation MTKRRFFDLALPLFFILFLQPNALAQDHTQWGLPVGAKARLGKGRILDIVYSPDGTQLAVASTIGIWLYDVDAGAAVTLLRGHTDWVLSVTFSPDGKTLASGSLDETIRLWETSNAQHKATLNGHGHDVRSVVFSPDGKTLASSGGYDGTIRLWDMETGKIRTTLEGHGHDVSSVAFSPDGKTLASGSWDEMIRLWNADTGEHQQTLFGHQGAVYSVNFSPDGKMLVSGSEDDTILLWDIETAKVKMTLTGHTDSVFSAAFLPDGQTLASGSWDNTIRFWKIATGTIKMTLEGHTDRDSAVAFSADGKTLASSGGYDGIIRLWDMETGKLKTTLEGHTYDVQSVVFSPEGSTLAGRSQDSMILMGKTNTGKHSTALLISTIRLWNANTGKHKATLGEHITRMPCVVFSPDGKTFATGSDDHTIRLWNADTGEHKNSLQGHTDWGTAVAFSPDGKTLASGSDDYTIRLWNADTGEIKVVLEDHTDQISSVMFSPDGKTLASGSDDYTIRLWDVDTGEQKATLKGHTDRVTCVVFFPKGDTLVSISQDHTIRMWDGSTGTHKATLAGETDWVTLLVCAPDGKTLAGGGYRHTIGLWEADTGELKATFDGHTDHVFTVAYSPNGRTLASGSWDHTIGLWDTNTGKHKGTLEGHTAGVHSVAFSPDGTTLASGSEDGTILLWQFNSPTADFTE comes from the coding sequence ATGACAAAGCGACGGTTTTTCGATCTCGCCCTTCCGCTTTTTTTCATTCTATTTCTTCAACCAAACGCCCTCGCCCAAGACCACACCCAATGGGGTTTACCCGTCGGTGCCAAAGCCCGCCTCGGCAAAGGTCGAATCCTCGATATAGTGTATTCACCAGATGGCACCCAGCTCGCCGTAGCAAGTACCATCGGTATCTGGCTCTATGATGTCGACGCCGGCGCCGCAGTCACGCTGCTTAGGGGGCATACAGATTGGGTGCTTTCCGTAACTTTCTCTCCGGACGGAAAAACGCTTGCCAGTGGAAGTCTCGATGAGACAATACGGTTGTGGGAAACTTCCAACGCACAGCATAAAGCAACCCTCAATGGACATGGGCATGACGTGCGTTCTGTGGTGTTTTCCCCAGACGGCAAAACGCTTGCCAGCAGTGGCGGTTATGATGGGACGATCCGGCTGTGGGATATGGAGACTGGCAAAATCAGGACAACCCTTGAAGGACATGGTCACGATGTCAGTTCCGTAGCGTTTTCCCCAGACGGAAAGACGCTTGCCAGTGGGAGTTGGGACGAGATGATTCGGTTGTGGAATGCTGACACTGGAGAGCACCAGCAAACCCTCTTTGGGCATCAGGGAGCCGTTTATTCAGTGAACTTCTCCCCCGATGGAAAGATGCTTGTCAGTGGCAGCGAAGACGATACGATTCTATTGTGGGATATAGAGACCGCAAAGGTTAAAATGACCCTGACGGGACATACAGATTCCGTCTTCTCCGCGGCGTTTCTGCCGGATGGGCAGACGCTTGCCAGTGGGAGTTGGGATAATACGATTCGGTTCTGGAAGATCGCAACTGGAACAATCAAGATGACCCTTGAAGGGCATACCGATCGGGACAGTGCTGTGGCATTTTCCGCAGACGGCAAAACACTTGCCAGCAGTGGCGGTTATGATGGCATAATTCGGCTGTGGGACATGGAGACGGGAAAACTCAAGACAACTCTCGAAGGACATACGTATGATGTGCAATCAGTAGTGTTCTCTCCGGAGGGTAGCACGTTAGCGGGTAGGAGTCAAGACTCCATGATATTGATGGGAAAAACCAACACCGGAAAACACAGTACAGCCCTTTTGATCTCTACAATCCGGTTATGGAATGCTAATACAGGCAAACATAAAGCAACCCTTGGGGAGCATATAACTCGCATGCCCTGCGTAGTGTTCTCTCCAGATGGCAAGACATTTGCCACCGGCAGTGATGACCACACAATTCGACTGTGGAATGCCGACACCGGAGAACACAAAAATTCCCTTCAAGGCCATACAGACTGGGGCACTGCCGTGGCGTTTTCGCCGGATGGCAAAACGCTTGCTAGCGGGAGCGATGACTATACGATTCGGCTATGGAATGCTGACACCGGAGAAATCAAGGTGGTCCTTGAAGATCACACAGATCAGATTAGTTCTGTGATGTTTTCACCAGATGGCAAAACGCTTGCTAGTGGGAGCGATGACTATACGATTCGACTGTGGGATGTTGACACCGGGGAACAGAAGGCAACGCTTAAAGGACATACAGATCGGGTTACATGTGTAGTTTTCTTCCCAAAGGGTGACACGTTAGTAAGTATAAGCCAAGACCATACAATTCGGATGTGGGATGGTAGCACCGGGACACATAAGGCAACCCTTGCCGGAGAGACGGATTGGGTCACTCTCTTGGTGTGCGCTCCAGATGGCAAAACGCTTGCCGGTGGAGGGTACAGACACACAATTGGCTTGTGGGAGGCTGACACCGGAGAACTCAAAGCAACCTTTGATGGACACACAGATCATGTCTTTACCGTGGCATATTCTCCCAATGGCAGAACACTTGCTAGCGGAAGTTGGGACCATACAATTGGCTTGTGGGATACTAACACCGGAAAACACAAAGGCACCCTAGAGGGGCATACCGCCGGCGTTCATTCTGTTGCATTCTCGCCCGATGGAACGACGCTTGCTAGTGGAAGTGAAGACGGGACAATCCTACTCTGGCAGTTCAACTCCCCTACAGCAGACTTCACCGAGTAA